In Amaranthus tricolor cultivar Red isolate AtriRed21 chromosome 3, ASM2621246v1, whole genome shotgun sequence, a single window of DNA contains:
- the LOC130807967 gene encoding basic endochitinase B-like — translation MAFSKKILVAILAISLVLCITTRLIEAQDYSPTDPDYTPTDPGDSPTDPDYTPTDPGDTPTDPGDTPTDPGDTPTDPGDTPTDPGDTPTDPGDTPTDPGDTPTDPGDTPTDPGDTPTDPGDTPTDPGDTPTDPGDTPTDPGDTPTDPGDTPTDPGDTPTDPGDTPTDPGDTPTDPGDTPTDPGDTPTDPGDTPTDPGDTPPTDPGHTPTTSPGHTPTTGPGHTPTPSVPTKGGRVSISEVVTDDFFNGIIAQASSSCAGKNFYSRSAFLDAVNNYPNFGNHGSSDVSLREIAAFFAHVTHETAHFCYIEEIRKARYCLGSAKWPCNPNKQYYGRGPLQLTWNYNYGPAGQTLGFDGINAPETVANDPTLSFSASLWFWMKNVDPLIVSGRGFGSTIRAINNGECDGKKPAAVNARVGYFTTYCNHFGVDPGSNLSC, via the exons ATGgctttttccaaaaaaatcCTTGTAGCAATCCTCGCCATATCTTTGGTACTTTGCATCACTACCCGCCTAATTGAAGCTCAGGACTATTCTCCTACAGATCCTGACTATACTCCAACCGATCCTGGCGATTCTCCTACGGATCCTGACTACACTCCAACGGATCCTGGCGACACTCCCACGGATCCTGGTGACACTCCCACGGATCCTGGTGACACTCCCACGGATCCTGGCGACACTCCTACTGATCCAGGCGACACTCCTACTGATCCTGGCGACACTCCCACAGATCCTGGCGACACTCCCACGGATCCTGGCGATACTCCCACGGATCCAGGCGATACTCCCACGGATCCTGGCGACACTCCCACGGATCCTGGCGACACCCCCACGGATCCTGGCGACACCCCCACGGATCCTGGTGACACCCCCACAGATCCAGGCGACACCCCTACTGATCCTGGCGACACTCCCACGGATCCTGGCGACACTCCCACGGATCCAGGCGACACTCCCACGGATCCAGGAGATACTCCCACGGATCCTGGTGACACTCCCACGGATCCAGGTGACACTCCCACAGATCCTGGCGACACTCCTCCCACGGATCCTGGCCATACTCCAACCACGAGTCCGGGCCATACTCCAACCACGGGTCCGGGCCATACTCCAACTCCTAGTGTTCCAACTAAAGGAGGCCGAGTGTCAATCTCTGAGGTGGTTACTGATGATTTCTTTAATGGGATAATTGCTCAAGCTAGCTCAAGTTGTGCAGGTAAAAACTTCTACAGCAGGTCTGCTTTTCTGGATGCTGTTAATAATTACCCTAACTTTGGTAATCATGGATCATCCGATGTTTCTTTACGTGAAATCGCTGCATTCTTCGCCCACGTAACTCATGAAACTGCAC ATTTTTGCTACATAGAAGAGATAAGGAAAGCAAGATATTGTTTAGGAAGTGCAAAATGGCCATGCAATCCTAACAAGCAATACTATGGAAGAGGACCTCTTCAACTCACTTGGAATTACAACTACGGTCCTGCTGGCCAAACCCTTGGATTCGACGGTATAAATGCACCAGAAACTGTTGCAAATGATCCAACACTCTCCTTCAGTGCGTCCTTATGGTTTTGGATGAAAAATGTGGACCCGCTTATTGTCTCGGGTCGTGGATTCGGGTCTACAATCCGAGCTATAAATAATGGAGAATGTGATGGAAAAAAACCTGCTGCTGTTAATGCTCGAGTTGGGTACTTTACTACTTATTGCAATCATTTTGGTGTGGATCCTGGGAGTAACCTTTCTTGCTAG